GCGTCGGCAAGACGACTGAATCAGTCCAGCGAGTGGCATCAATCCGGAATTGCGGCAATCAAGTGAGATAGATACTGATGGTGAAAAAAACTCCATTGCAGGTTGCTTTGGAACAAGGGCTGGCTGAAGGAGGCAACCTGTTTGAGTCGCTCAATGAACTCGAGCACTACGAGATCGAATCCGTAGAAGATGCCGAGGCGTTGGTCGACGCGATGGAATCGTACGTGCAGTTGCCCGTCGAGCCGCCTGGGACCCACGCGCCCTTTCATCAGCTTGTTTCGTTGTTTCAGGCTGTGACCAGTGTGACGCCATTTCAGTACCTGGTGCGACGCGGCATTCCGCTGCTCATTCAAGCCTATGATGCGCGTTTGCCGCAGTCTGAAGACCAGCAGAACGAACTTCTGTTCGCGATCAAAATCTTTGCACGCTATGGATTGGAGGAAGGCTTCGATCGGTTGGTTCAGGCCGCGTATCATCCCATCCTGCGTGAAGGGTATCTGTGGTCGGTGATCTTCGAGCAACTCGGCGATCTCGATCCGGCAGTTCCCGATTTGATCGAGCGATTGAGCGATCCGTTGCCCGACGGCTTTGCCAGTATCGCCTTTCTCGACTGGGTCAATCGATTGGCACGCGAAGAGCTGATTACGGGGCATCCATTCGATTCGCACGACGGCACTCAGAAACTTCGCTATTGGCTGAGGAGCAGCGATAAAGACGAGTTCAGTTTTGCCCATAGCGCTGCGGGTGCACTGCCCTTCATTAGCGAACCACAGCGCGTCCAGCTTCTGGCACTCGCCATGGACCATCCTGATTCCGCCGTGCAGATGGAGGCGGCATGGGCTTCCGCGCATCTCGGCAGCGAAGCCGGGCTGAAGTTTCTCGTCAGGCTCTGTCTCGATCGCAATTTCTCGACGACGGCATGTGCTTATCTGGAAGAGCTTGGCCGTGAGGATGTCATTCCCGATGCCGCGAATGAACCTGACTTTCGTGCGATCGCCGATCTGTGCGATTGGCTGTCTGATCCACAAGAGTTCGGTCGTCCGCCGGATGAGATCGAATTGTACGACACGCGCGAGATCTTTTGGCCACCCACCAATGACGTGCGACAACTTTGGTTA
The window above is part of the Schlesneria paludicola DSM 18645 genome. Proteins encoded here:
- a CDS encoding HEAT repeat domain-containing protein, whose translation is MVKKTPLQVALEQGLAEGGNLFESLNELEHYEIESVEDAEALVDAMESYVQLPVEPPGTHAPFHQLVSLFQAVTSVTPFQYLVRRGIPLLIQAYDARLPQSEDQQNELLFAIKIFARYGLEEGFDRLVQAAYHPILREGYLWSVIFEQLGDLDPAVPDLIERLSDPLPDGFASIAFLDWVNRLAREELITGHPFDSHDGTQKLRYWLRSSDKDEFSFAHSAAGALPFISEPQRVQLLALAMDHPDSAVQMEAAWASAHLGSEAGLKFLVRLCLDRNFSTTACAYLEELGREDVIPDAANEPDFRAIADLCDWLSDPQEFGRPPDEIELYDTREIFWPPTNDVRQLWLFRYRFVADEAGESDECGLGMCGSITYSLFNETNFDMAAEDVYALHCCWELEMNSDSRAPEERTIAAGRAILEAGARGEYSNSDDDDDDF